One stretch of Lysinibacter cavernae DNA includes these proteins:
- the purE gene encoding 5-(carboxyamino)imidazole ribonucleotide mutase, which translates to MTNFATPAPLVGLVMGSDSDWNVMSDAAQILTEFGISYEVEVLSAHRTPEKMIAYGKAAAERGLRTIIAGAGGAAHLPGMLASVTTLPVIGVPVPLAKLDGLDSLLSIVQMPGGIPVATVSIGGAKNAGLLAARILGSTDPVVARKLDGYQKELAALVETKNEALKNSL; encoded by the coding sequence ATGACCAATTTTGCCACGCCTGCCCCGCTTGTCGGGCTCGTTATGGGTTCAGACTCCGACTGGAACGTGATGAGCGACGCCGCTCAGATTCTCACCGAGTTTGGAATCTCCTACGAGGTCGAGGTGCTCAGCGCTCACCGTACGCCCGAGAAGATGATCGCCTACGGCAAAGCGGCCGCTGAGCGTGGCCTCCGAACGATCATCGCCGGTGCCGGTGGCGCAGCTCACCTGCCCGGTATGCTCGCGTCAGTGACGACGCTTCCCGTTATCGGCGTCCCTGTGCCGCTTGCCAAGCTTGATGGGCTCGACTCGCTCCTCTCCATCGTGCAGATGCCTGGTGGCATCCCCGTCGCAACGGTGTCTATCGGGGGAGCGAAGAACGCGGGCCTGCTGGCCGCGCGCATCCTCGGCTCGACAGATCCAGTGGTCGCTCGCAAACTTGACGGATACCAAAAAGAGCTTGCCGCCCTCGTAGAAACCAAAAACGAGGCCCTGAAAAACTCCTTATGA
- a CDS encoding 5-(carboxyamino)imidazole ribonucleotide synthase yields MPQTIGVIGGGQLARMMIPPSVNLGLGLHVLAETEGMSAQLAATDVGDYRDAATVLAFAPTVDAITFDHEHVPQPILRELVARGYQVHPGPDALLYAQDKILMREKLTELGLPVPDWAKVANQDDLQTFLDAHNGKGVLKTARGGYDGKGVRIISDAAEAADWFAALAEDANGGHLLVEELVDFRRELAQLIARRPSGQSAAWPVVETVQKNGVCAEVLAPAPGSEGRIAEVAADIAQRVADGLGVTGVLAVELFETSDDRILINELAMRPHNSGHWTIEGSVTSQFEQHLRAVADLPLGSAALRSPHTVMINVLGGPAEGVMEDLYPEVFAQYPEAKVHSYSKLPRPGRKIGHVTVTGEHIDDVAYQARAAASLFDR; encoded by the coding sequence ATGCCACAAACCATCGGTGTTATCGGCGGCGGACAGCTTGCCCGAATGATGATTCCACCGTCGGTCAATCTCGGGCTTGGGCTGCACGTGCTCGCCGAGACCGAAGGAATGTCGGCGCAGCTCGCCGCAACCGATGTTGGCGACTACCGCGACGCGGCCACCGTGCTTGCCTTCGCGCCGACCGTCGACGCCATCACGTTTGACCACGAGCACGTTCCCCAGCCCATCCTTCGCGAGCTTGTCGCACGCGGCTACCAGGTGCACCCTGGACCGGACGCACTGCTCTACGCACAAGACAAGATCTTGATGCGTGAGAAGCTGACTGAACTTGGACTTCCTGTTCCCGACTGGGCCAAGGTCGCCAACCAGGACGATCTCCAAACGTTCCTTGACGCCCACAATGGCAAGGGCGTACTGAAAACCGCGCGTGGCGGCTACGACGGAAAAGGCGTACGCATCATTTCGGATGCGGCAGAGGCCGCCGACTGGTTTGCCGCACTTGCCGAAGACGCCAACGGTGGGCATCTCCTCGTTGAGGAACTTGTTGACTTCCGCAGGGAGCTCGCACAGCTCATCGCCCGTCGACCAAGCGGCCAGAGTGCGGCGTGGCCCGTTGTTGAGACCGTCCAGAAGAACGGGGTCTGTGCCGAGGTTTTGGCCCCTGCGCCTGGATCAGAAGGCCGCATTGCTGAGGTTGCAGCTGACATCGCCCAGCGAGTGGCCGACGGCCTCGGCGTCACCGGAGTGCTTGCCGTCGAGCTCTTCGAAACGAGCGACGACCGCATCCTCATCAACGAACTCGCTATGCGCCCGCACAACAGCGGGCACTGGACAATCGAGGGCTCGGTCACGAGCCAGTTCGAGCAGCATCTCCGGGCCGTCGCCGATCTTCCGCTCGGTTCAGCGGCCCTTCGCAGCCCACACACCGTGATGATCAATGTGCTCGGTGGACCTGCTGAGGGCGTCATGGAAGATCTCTACCCCGAGGTATTCGCGCAGTATCCAGAGGCCAAGGTCCATAGCTATAGCAAGCTGCCACGACCGGGCCGGAAGATCGGCCATGTCACGGTGACCGGTGAACATATCGACGACGTCGCCTACCAAGCGCGAGCAGCGGCCTCGCTCTTTGACCGCTAA
- a CDS encoding DUF4166 domain-containing protein, producing the protein MTANQPRSAYATALGTDLERLRPQLRRYFAGPQVPGEVGYGKGRFEYAGSRFSWLSWLTRPVVGKHLFLSQSGTDVPFTVLNRPAKAPDGGPTLEATRDFQFPKTTDRFVDVVSAAGNHTVLDRLGQSRRVEALLLLSVDDRGDLRMSSLTTALRLGALRIPLPRWLGVQVEGFDGWDEETERHTVYVTGTNPLLGTLIEYRGSFTYSYVADPEA; encoded by the coding sequence TTGACCGCTAACCAGCCCCGTTCTGCGTACGCAACCGCGCTCGGCACAGACCTTGAGCGGTTGCGACCGCAGTTGCGCCGCTATTTTGCCGGACCCCAGGTGCCTGGCGAGGTTGGGTATGGCAAGGGCAGATTTGAGTATGCTGGCAGCCGTTTCTCTTGGCTTTCGTGGCTCACGCGGCCGGTAGTTGGCAAGCACCTGTTCTTATCGCAGAGCGGCACCGACGTGCCGTTTACCGTCTTGAACCGTCCTGCGAAGGCTCCAGACGGCGGCCCGACGCTTGAGGCGACCCGCGACTTTCAATTCCCAAAAACGACCGACCGCTTTGTTGATGTGGTCTCCGCAGCCGGCAACCACACGGTGCTCGACCGGCTCGGGCAGAGTCGACGGGTGGAAGCGCTGCTCCTGCTGTCGGTTGATGATCGCGGTGATCTGCGGATGTCATCACTCACAACCGCCCTGCGTCTTGGCGCGCTGCGCATCCCACTCCCCCGCTGGCTCGGTGTCCAGGTCGAAGGCTTTGACGGCTGGGACGAAGAAACGGAGCGACACACGGTGTATGTCACTGGCACCAACCCGCTCCTCGGCACGCTCATCGAGTATCGGGGCTCATTCACCTATTCGTATGTGGCTGATCCCGAGGCATAA
- a CDS encoding biotin--[acetyl-CoA-carboxylase] ligase, producing MHLPLSTTVATNLTWLSSVGSTNSELAARAQAAAHPLRDRTVIATDNQTGGRGRLDRVWIAPSGTSLAVSVLIRPAKHNSQVSLLPLIAGSALAAAVREQLPTREVAVKWPNDVLVEGKKISGILCEIAPDGSVIVGAGLNLSMTDAQLPVPTATSLVLNGAKNPQVDTVLASYLGHLFSLTDELFASTPSGSAPTLNRVRADSATLGTAVTAHLPGGSSVTGEAIDLDGDGHLIVRSGVDGSSVTVVAGDIIHLRPATQNE from the coding sequence ATGCATCTGCCACTCAGTACAACGGTTGCCACCAACCTCACCTGGCTCAGCTCAGTTGGCTCGACCAACTCTGAACTTGCGGCACGGGCGCAGGCTGCGGCCCATCCGCTGAGAGACCGTACGGTCATCGCGACGGACAACCAAACCGGAGGCAGGGGGCGACTCGACCGCGTTTGGATCGCACCCTCGGGAACGAGCCTGGCCGTTTCAGTCCTGATTCGACCAGCGAAACACAACAGCCAGGTAAGCCTCCTCCCACTCATCGCGGGGAGCGCACTCGCTGCGGCCGTCCGAGAGCAACTACCAACGCGTGAAGTTGCGGTCAAATGGCCAAACGATGTGCTTGTCGAGGGGAAAAAAATATCGGGGATCCTCTGCGAGATCGCGCCTGACGGTTCAGTCATTGTCGGGGCTGGCCTGAATCTCTCGATGACCGATGCGCAGCTGCCCGTCCCAACAGCAACGTCACTCGTGCTCAACGGTGCGAAGAACCCGCAGGTGGATACCGTGTTGGCGTCCTACCTTGGCCACCTCTTTAGCCTTACCGACGAGTTATTTGCAAGTACGCCCAGCGGGTCAGCGCCCACGCTCAATCGTGTCAGGGCAGATTCGGCAACGCTTGGGACTGCTGTGACAGCCCACTTACCCGGTGGCTCATCCGTCACCGGAGAGGCCATAGATCTCGACGGCGACGGCCACCTCATCGTGCGTTCAGGGGTGGATGGCTCGTCAGTGACGGTGGTTGCAGGCGACATCATTCACCTTCGCCCAGCCACCCAAAATGAATGA
- a CDS encoding PH domain-containing protein has protein sequence MTSPAHPAQPRYPAPGQTRAGEAAPHTSDLDAALRPATAAHVRPEIIIARLRRHGRRLTFPVIMLLVIAPMAGYFGSSLSEPWQRLTVIVGALLLSIIAVVLPYFAWLGTTFTVTTKRVIVRHGFLVRSRSEASIGRIREVRMRQTAVQRMHRSGTVQLMVGSDAPLELVDVPGAETIVSMLHELIERSYAVEDSLPQTQPSAGYTTAFHPAQHP, from the coding sequence ATGACGTCACCGGCACATCCCGCCCAGCCTCGGTATCCGGCCCCCGGCCAGACCCGAGCTGGCGAGGCAGCGCCGCACACCTCAGACCTTGACGCGGCCCTTCGTCCAGCCACTGCGGCACACGTGCGTCCCGAAATCATCATCGCCCGTCTCCGCAGACACGGACGACGCCTCACTTTTCCGGTCATCATGCTGCTTGTCATCGCCCCGATGGCCGGATATTTTGGGTCAAGCCTCAGCGAACCGTGGCAGCGCCTCACCGTCATCGTTGGTGCCCTACTGCTGAGTATCATCGCGGTGGTCCTGCCCTATTTTGCCTGGCTCGGCACAACATTCACCGTGACAACAAAGCGGGTCATCGTTCGGCACGGATTCCTCGTGCGGTCTCGCTCGGAGGCCTCGATTGGCCGCATCCGCGAGGTCAGGATGCGTCAAACCGCGGTTCAGCGAATGCACCGCTCAGGGACGGTTCAGCTCATGGTTGGCTCGGATGCCCCGCTTGAGTTGGTTGACGTACCCGGGGCAGAAACCATCGTATCGATGCTGCACGAGCTCATTGAACGTTCATATGCGGTTGAGGACTCGCTCCCCCAGACGCAGCCTTCCGCCGGCTACACCACCGCGTTTCATCCGGCTCAACACCCCTAG
- a CDS encoding LCP family protein has protein sequence MSLDNPIRYPDVASTAVMTKRAWWLVLLGVLIPGAPQVLAGNRKLGRFGLISTFVLWIAVIGLGITYLVSAQAVFSLFTRSWTLTVVQIFLIFYSVLWVVLTLNTLTLVKFIKVRSKARGFVAAVAVLAMCLTAGTSAYAAYIVNSGRNLVSDVFAKGEHADPIDGYYNILLIGADAGDDRDGIRPDSMTVVSVNAETGAATMIGVPRDLCGFELPESSPLADIYNNNYDGLFDCKANGVYNVVESYYADVYPDAEEKGSEPGIEATKDAIEGITGIPIQYYVMVDMAGFASMIDALGGVTITVTDRIPLVAQGFEGEVPDWIEPGVQKMDGQLALWYARSRYETSDWDRMVRQRELQVAIIEQFTPANVLSKFQNISSASSQILRTDIPESMLAYFVDLAMKTKDLPIERIDLVPPLVDPDYPDIQFIHDHLREVLHPTPETTEPVDQ, from the coding sequence ATGAGCCTCGATAATCCAATCCGCTACCCAGACGTAGCCTCAACAGCCGTCATGACCAAGCGGGCTTGGTGGCTCGTGCTGCTTGGCGTGCTCATCCCTGGGGCGCCGCAGGTATTGGCCGGCAACCGAAAGCTCGGACGCTTCGGTCTGATCTCGACCTTTGTGTTGTGGATCGCGGTCATTGGCCTTGGCATCACGTATCTTGTATCAGCCCAAGCCGTCTTCTCGCTCTTCACCCGGAGTTGGACGCTCACCGTTGTTCAGATCTTCCTGATCTTCTACAGCGTGCTGTGGGTCGTACTGACGCTCAACACTCTCACCCTTGTCAAGTTCATCAAGGTTCGTTCCAAAGCCCGTGGTTTTGTGGCAGCCGTTGCCGTTCTTGCCATGTGTCTCACCGCTGGCACGTCAGCGTACGCGGCCTACATCGTCAATTCAGGGCGCAACCTTGTCAGCGACGTTTTTGCAAAGGGCGAGCATGCCGACCCGATCGATGGCTACTACAACATCCTCCTCATCGGCGCTGATGCTGGCGATGACCGAGATGGTATTCGGCCGGACTCGATGACGGTTGTCAGCGTGAACGCTGAAACCGGTGCTGCGACAATGATCGGCGTGCCGCGTGACCTGTGCGGCTTCGAATTACCGGAGTCGTCGCCGCTCGCTGACATCTATAACAACAATTACGACGGTCTCTTTGATTGCAAGGCAAACGGTGTCTACAACGTTGTTGAGTCGTATTACGCGGATGTCTATCCAGACGCCGAGGAAAAAGGCAGCGAGCCAGGAATTGAAGCGACCAAAGACGCGATTGAGGGTATTACCGGTATCCCCATTCAGTACTACGTCATGGTTGACATGGCCGGTTTTGCTTCGATGATTGACGCTCTCGGGGGCGTCACAATTACCGTGACCGACCGCATTCCCCTTGTCGCTCAGGGGTTTGAGGGCGAGGTTCCTGACTGGATCGAGCCAGGCGTCCAGAAGATGGACGGTCAGCTGGCGCTGTGGTACGCGCGCTCTCGTTATGAAACGTCGGATTGGGATCGTATGGTCCGCCAGCGAGAACTGCAGGTCGCCATTATCGAGCAGTTCACACCTGCAAACGTGCTGAGCAAGTTCCAGAACATTTCCTCGGCGAGCTCGCAGATTCTCCGAACTGACATTCCGGAGTCAATGCTCGCGTATTTCGTTGACCTCGCAATGAAGACAAAAGATCTCCCGATCGAGCGTATCGACCTTGTGCCGCCGCTGGTTGATCCTGACTACCCCGATATCCAGTTCATTCATGATCACCTTCGCGAGGTACTGCATCCGACTCCAGAGACTACTGAGCCTGTCGACCAATAG
- a CDS encoding Fur family transcriptional regulator, with amino-acid sequence MQLAESIVAHPRNADWAAELRAAGLRATSQRVAVLTYLDHNPHSDAETILRGVLETLPTVSIQAVHGIVNDLTAAQIVRRVDLADSHSAQYETRTKDNHHHVQCIECGRVEDVDCAVGHAPCLTPSDTHGMRIIETDLTFRGLCTSCERK; translated from the coding sequence ATGCAGCTCGCAGAATCTATCGTCGCCCATCCGCGCAACGCGGATTGGGCCGCCGAACTGCGCGCCGCAGGGCTGCGCGCCACGAGCCAGCGCGTCGCTGTGCTCACCTATCTTGATCACAACCCACACTCGGATGCCGAAACCATCCTTCGCGGCGTCCTCGAAACCCTGCCAACCGTGTCGATCCAGGCTGTCCACGGCATCGTAAACGACCTGACGGCCGCCCAAATCGTGCGCAGGGTAGACCTTGCCGATTCGCACAGCGCGCAATACGAAACGCGCACCAAAGACAACCATCACCATGTGCAGTGCATCGAGTGTGGCCGCGTCGAAGACGTTGACTGCGCTGTTGGACATGCCCCCTGTCTCACCCCGTCAGATACACACGGTATGAGAATCATCGAAACAGACCTCACATTCCGCGGATTATGCACCTCGTGCGAAAGGAAATAA
- a CDS encoding DNA alkylation repair protein, with protein sequence MATLTKATPLVAQIRARLAEGADPERAAGAKAYLKSRDEHLGVRMPEVRAIVKQAARDHPPASLDQLIEAATTLWREASVREEKHAAIDLTGLRLALGRLELLPLLTEMITGGAWWDLVDAVASRNAALLDAHPTEMTENVRVWIGSDNMWLRRSAIICQLKRKDRTDLALLTEAIDQNAGDPEFFIRKAIGWALREYSRVDPGWVTDFVDARATVLSPLSRREAVRNIASLPA encoded by the coding sequence ATGGCAACACTCACCAAGGCCACGCCGCTTGTTGCGCAGATTCGTGCGCGACTCGCTGAGGGCGCAGATCCGGAACGAGCCGCTGGGGCCAAGGCCTATTTGAAATCGAGGGACGAGCATCTTGGCGTGCGGATGCCTGAGGTGCGGGCGATCGTGAAGCAGGCCGCTCGCGATCATCCGCCGGCGTCGCTTGACCAACTGATCGAGGCGGCGACGACCCTCTGGCGCGAGGCGAGTGTTCGCGAAGAAAAGCACGCGGCGATTGATCTCACCGGTCTGAGGCTTGCACTCGGCAGACTTGAGCTGCTGCCGCTGCTGACCGAGATGATCACCGGCGGTGCCTGGTGGGACCTCGTGGACGCCGTTGCCTCCAGGAACGCTGCGCTCCTCGATGCCCACCCAACTGAGATGACCGAAAACGTTCGCGTGTGGATCGGCAGCGACAACATGTGGCTGCGCCGCTCGGCGATCATCTGTCAGCTCAAGCGCAAAGATCGAACCGACCTTGCCCTGCTCACCGAAGCAATCGACCAGAATGCCGGTGACCCCGAGTTCTTCATCCGAAAGGCGATCGGATGGGCCCTCCGGGAGTACAGCAGGGTTGACCCGGGCTGGGTTACCGACTTTGTTGATGCCAGGGCGACGGTCCTGAGCCCGCTCTCACGGCGCGAGGCTGTTCGTAACATTGCCTCGCTGCCCGCTTGA
- a CDS encoding catalase, producing the protein MTKPTTTNTGAPVASDEFSRTVGADGPVVLHDHYLVEKLAQFNRERVPERVVHAKGGGAFGTLTVTEDVSAYTRASLFQKGKQTQLLQRFSSVAGELGSPDTWRDVRGFALKFYTEEGVYDIVGNNTPVFFIRDGIKFPDFIRSQKRLPHTNLRDADMQWDFWTLSPESAHQVTYLMGDRGLPTSWREMNGYGSHTYQWINAAGERFWVKYHFHAEQGVKTIGNAEAQQIVGEDTDHYLRDLFDNIEAGNFPKWKVSVQVMPYEEAKTYRFNPFDLTKTWSHKDYPLIHVGEYELNRNPINYHGEIEQAAFSPSNFVPGIEASPDKMLLARIFSYPDAHRYRIGSNYNELPVNRPTNEVNSYSKNGHMRHFYTGGETPVYAPNSVGGPAADAEKAAEGKGWESDGDLVRSAYTLRAEDDDFGQAGTLVRDVFTDEQRDRLVETLVGQYQALTLDQVKARFLWYWTSVDETLGGRITAAVTV; encoded by the coding sequence ATGACAAAACCCACCACTACAAACACCGGAGCACCCGTCGCCTCAGACGAGTTCTCACGTACGGTTGGCGCAGACGGCCCCGTCGTACTGCACGACCACTACCTGGTTGAGAAGCTCGCGCAGTTCAACCGCGAGCGCGTTCCAGAGCGCGTTGTGCACGCCAAGGGCGGCGGCGCATTCGGAACCCTCACCGTCACCGAAGACGTCAGCGCCTACACCCGCGCATCGCTCTTCCAGAAGGGCAAACAGACCCAGCTCCTGCAGCGCTTCTCATCTGTTGCCGGCGAGCTTGGCTCACCCGACACGTGGCGAGACGTGCGCGGTTTTGCGCTCAAGTTCTACACCGAAGAGGGCGTCTACGACATCGTCGGAAACAACACGCCAGTGTTCTTCATCCGCGACGGCATCAAGTTCCCCGACTTCATTCGCTCGCAGAAGCGTCTGCCACACACCAACCTGCGCGACGCAGACATGCAGTGGGACTTCTGGACCCTCTCACCAGAGTCGGCACACCAGGTGACCTACCTCATGGGTGACCGCGGCCTGCCAACCAGCTGGCGAGAGATGAACGGTTACGGTTCACACACCTACCAGTGGATCAACGCTGCTGGCGAGCGCTTCTGGGTGAAGTACCACTTCCACGCAGAGCAGGGCGTGAAGACGATCGGCAACGCAGAGGCCCAGCAGATCGTTGGAGAAGACACCGATCACTACCTGCGCGATCTCTTCGACAACATCGAGGCAGGAAACTTCCCCAAGTGGAAGGTTTCGGTTCAGGTCATGCCCTACGAAGAGGCGAAGACCTACCGTTTCAACCCGTTCGACCTCACGAAGACCTGGTCGCACAAGGACTACCCGCTCATCCACGTTGGCGAGTACGAACTGAACCGCAACCCGATCAACTACCACGGCGAAATCGAGCAGGCCGCGTTCTCACCCTCGAACTTTGTTCCTGGCATTGAAGCAAGCCCCGACAAGATGCTGCTTGCCCGCATCTTCTCGTACCCTGACGCTCACCGCTACCGCATCGGCTCGAACTACAACGAGCTGCCCGTCAACCGCCCAACCAACGAGGTCAACTCGTACTCGAAGAACGGCCACATGCGCCACTTCTACACTGGCGGCGAAACCCCCGTCTACGCACCGAACTCTGTTGGCGGCCCAGCCGCAGACGCCGAGAAGGCTGCTGAGGGCAAGGGCTGGGAGTCCGACGGCGACCTCGTACGTTCGGCCTACACCCTGCGCGCTGAGGACGACGACTTCGGCCAGGCAGGAACGCTCGTTCGCGATGTCTTCACCGACGAGCAGCGTGACCGCTTGGTTGAGACCCTCGTTGGTCAGTACCAGGCACTCACCCTCGATCAGGTCAAGGCACGCTTCCTGTGGTACTGGACCAGCGTCGACGAGACGCTCGGCGGCCGCATCACCGCTGCGGTAACGGTCTAA
- a CDS encoding cobalamin-independent methionine synthase II family protein, with protein sequence MLNSADKIQVTHAGSLPRTPELIAANAAKEAGVTENFDTLLTEAVVDLVARQKELGVTIPGDGEYGKSMSSAVDYGAWWSYSFSRLSGLEIDESAKWMTERTLSQPGNVQLTGFGFRRDRQQFKDAYSDPDSGIFIGKAPKPFPKVVGPISYTGHDAIASDVRNLKAGLDASGFTEGFITSLSPGSASRIGNEYYASEEEYIWACADALREEYLAITQAGLVVQIDDPSIAENYDQIEPAPSIEDYQKFTRIRVEALNHALRGIPEEQIRFHLCWGSWHGPHTTDIEFKDIIGLMLEINAGAYSFEAANVRHEHEWNVWRDVKLPAGKLIVPGIVSHATNVVEHPELVADRIERFAGVVGRENVIASTDCGLGGRIHPQIALAKLQALSDGAEIASRRLW encoded by the coding sequence ATGCTGAACAGTGCCGACAAGATTCAGGTTACCCACGCAGGCAGCCTTCCCAGAACCCCAGAGCTGATTGCCGCCAACGCGGCAAAAGAGGCGGGCGTGACCGAGAACTTTGACACGCTGCTCACCGAGGCCGTTGTTGACCTTGTCGCCAGGCAAAAGGAGCTCGGAGTCACCATTCCAGGCGACGGCGAGTACGGAAAATCCATGTCGAGCGCTGTTGACTATGGCGCCTGGTGGTCATACTCGTTCTCCCGGCTGTCGGGTCTCGAAATTGACGAGTCGGCAAAATGGATGACGGAACGCACACTGTCGCAGCCAGGAAACGTTCAACTCACCGGGTTTGGGTTTCGCCGTGACCGCCAGCAGTTCAAGGATGCCTACAGCGACCCAGACTCAGGCATCTTCATCGGGAAAGCGCCAAAGCCGTTCCCAAAGGTTGTTGGGCCTATCTCCTATACTGGCCACGACGCCATTGCGAGCGACGTCCGCAATCTGAAGGCCGGGCTGGATGCCTCTGGCTTCACCGAGGGCTTCATCACCTCGCTGTCGCCGGGAAGCGCTTCTCGCATTGGCAACGAGTACTACGCCTCCGAGGAGGAGTACATCTGGGCGTGCGCCGATGCGCTTCGCGAAGAGTACCTCGCGATTACGCAGGCCGGCCTCGTTGTGCAGATCGATGACCCGTCAATCGCCGAGAATTACGACCAAATCGAGCCGGCCCCGTCGATTGAGGACTACCAGAAGTTCACCAGAATCCGGGTTGAGGCGCTCAACCACGCGCTGCGCGGTATTCCTGAGGAACAGATCCGTTTTCACCTGTGCTGGGGCAGCTGGCATGGGCCGCACACCACCGACATCGAGTTCAAAGACATTATTGGGCTCATGCTTGAGATCAACGCAGGGGCTTACTCGTTCGAGGCCGCAAACGTCCGGCACGAGCACGAGTGGAACGTCTGGCGCGACGTGAAACTTCCCGCAGGCAAACTTATCGTTCCCGGGATCGTGAGCCACGCCACGAACGTGGTTGAGCATCCTGAGCTCGTCGCCGATCGTATCGAGCGATTTGCCGGCGTTGTTGGCCGCGAAAATGTGATTGCCTCAACGGACTGCGGCCTTGGCGGGCGCATCCACCCGCAGATCGCCCTTGCGAAGCTTCAAGCGCTGTCAGACGGCGCCGAGATTGCCTCGCGGCGTCTGTGGTAA
- a CDS encoding carboxyl transferase domain-containing protein gives MTEENSTNAPDLSTTAGKIADHRLRYNEAVHQRNEAAEARQHPKGKMTARERIEELLDHGSFVEFDKYVRHRTHAFDMENNRPFGDSVITGAGTIEGRQVTVYSQDFTIFGGSLGEVAGEKIIKIMNFALKTGVPIIGILDSGGARIQEGVVALGKYGEIFRLNTMCSGVIPQISVIMGPAAGGAVYSPALTDFVIMVDKTSHMFVTGPDVIKTVTGEEVGFEELGGALTHNKISGVSHYLASDEHDALDYARALISYLPDNNLAEAPVYDSETVLEITDADRKLNTIIPDSPNQPYEMRTIIESIVDAGEFLEVQPLFAPNILIGFGRIEGRSVGIVANQPNVMAGTLNIEAGEKASRFVRFCDAFSIPILTLVDVPGYLPGTDQEWTGVIRRGAKLLYAYAEATVPLVTIITRKAYGGAYIVMGSKQLGADVNIAWPTAEIAVMGGAGAVNILYRAELKAAEAAGEDVEALRAKLANEYTYSVASPFLAAERGELDNVLEPAGTRLAVLKALRGLRGKRAEQPSKKHGNIPL, from the coding sequence GTGACTGAAGAAAACTCCACGAACGCACCCGATTTGTCCACAACTGCCGGCAAAATTGCCGACCACCGCCTCCGCTACAACGAGGCAGTGCATCAGCGTAATGAGGCAGCCGAGGCCCGTCAGCACCCGAAGGGCAAGATGACGGCTCGCGAACGCATCGAGGAGTTGCTCGATCACGGTTCGTTTGTCGAGTTCGACAAGTACGTGCGTCATCGTACCCACGCCTTCGATATGGAGAATAACCGACCGTTTGGTGACTCCGTCATCACCGGTGCTGGCACCATTGAGGGCCGTCAGGTCACCGTGTACTCTCAGGACTTCACTATTTTTGGTGGTTCTCTCGGCGAGGTCGCCGGCGAGAAGATCATCAAGATCATGAATTTTGCGCTCAAAACGGGCGTGCCGATTATCGGCATCCTCGATTCGGGCGGGGCGCGTATTCAAGAGGGCGTTGTTGCCCTCGGCAAGTACGGCGAGATCTTCCGCCTCAATACCATGTGTAGCGGCGTCATCCCCCAGATTTCGGTCATCATGGGACCAGCAGCTGGTGGCGCGGTCTACTCGCCGGCGCTCACCGACTTTGTCATTATGGTCGATAAGACGAGCCACATGTTTGTGACAGGGCCGGACGTCATTAAGACGGTTACCGGTGAAGAGGTTGGCTTTGAGGAGCTTGGTGGTGCGCTCACGCACAACAAGATTTCCGGTGTCTCGCATTACCTTGCGTCAGACGAGCACGACGCACTCGACTACGCGCGTGCCCTCATTAGCTATCTGCCCGACAACAACCTCGCTGAGGCTCCCGTTTACGATAGCGAAACGGTGCTCGAGATCACCGATGCCGACCGTAAACTCAATACGATCATCCCCGACAGCCCAAACCAGCCGTACGAGATGCGCACCATCATCGAATCGATTGTGGATGCCGGCGAGTTCCTTGAGGTCCAGCCCCTCTTCGCCCCGAACATCCTGATCGGCTTCGGTCGGATTGAAGGCCGGTCCGTTGGCATCGTGGCGAACCAGCCAAACGTTATGGCGGGAACCCTCAACATCGAGGCAGGTGAAAAGGCTTCACGCTTCGTTCGTTTCTGCGACGCCTTCTCGATCCCGATTCTGACCCTGGTTGACGTGCCCGGATACCTTCCTGGCACCGATCAGGAGTGGACGGGGGTCATTCGCCGCGGCGCGAAGCTCCTGTACGCCTATGCAGAAGCGACGGTTCCACTCGTCACCATCATCACGCGCAAGGCCTACGGCGGAGCGTACATCGTGATGGGGTCAAAGCAGCTCGGTGCCGACGTTAATATCGCCTGGCCAACCGCGGAAATCGCGGTTATGGGTGGCGCCGGTGCTGTGAACATCCTCTACCGTGCCGAGCTCAAAGCCGCGGAGGCTGCGGGTGAGGACGTCGAGGCGCTTCGTGCGAAGCTCGCGAACGAATACACGTACAGCGTTGCGAGTCCGTTCCTTGCCGCTGAGCGTGGCGAGCTCGATAACGTGCTCGAACCGGCAGGCACCCGCCTCGCCGTCCTCAAGGCTCTTCGTGGGCTCCGCGGTAAGCGCGCGGAACAGCCTTCGAAGAAGCACGGAAATATCCCGCTGTAG